The following are from one region of the Anomaloglossus baeobatrachus isolate aAnoBae1 chromosome 1, aAnoBae1.hap1, whole genome shotgun sequence genome:
- the FGG gene encoding fibrinogen gamma chain isoform X2, which produces MPRFYHQGVLFLQSILLFSSSYSNLVPNTDNCCILDDRFGEYCPTTCGVSDFLNTYYTEVDTDLQYFEGLLNQIRNDTTTTTVIVTDMHQIGTKPQPAPQVLKDPTQKSRSMLDDITRYERTITENERIIQELQDILNSNSQKITQLKQKISVLEGQCQQPCKDTVEIYEFTGKDCQEVANKGARTSGLYYIKPLKAKQQFLVYCEIQPSGTAWTVLQRRLDGSVDFNKNWIQYKEGFGYLSPTDTTEYWLGNEKIHLLSTQSTIPYVLRIELEDWNGHKSVADYSTFRLGSEKDNYRLTYAYFLGGDAGDAFDGFDFGDDASDKFYTSHNGMQFSTYDKDNDRYDGNCAEQDGSGWWMNRCHAGHLNGKYYQGGTYSESDTTGGYDNGIIWATWRSRWTSMMKSSMKIIPFNRYGDNDDQQFSKDGKGGDI; this is translated from the exons ATGCCACGATTCTACCACCAGGGGGTGCTATTCCTCCAGTCCATACTCCTCTTCTCAAGCTCTTATTCT AACCTGGTACCAAACACAGATAACTGCTGCATCTTAGATGACCGATTT GGGGAGTATTGTCCGACCACATGCGGCGTCTCGGACTTTCTAAACACATACTACACAGAAGTAGACACAGATCTGCAGTATTTCGAAGGACTTCTAAATCAAATTAGAAATGACACAACCACTACTACTGTGATTGTGACTGACATGCATCAAATAGGGACAAAGCCCCAACCGGCTCCACAAG TGCTTAAAGACCCTACACAGAAATCCAGAAGTATGCTGGATGACATTACAAGATATGAGCGGACAATTACAGAAAATGAGAGGATCATACA AGAGCTACAAGACATCCTAAACTCAAACTCACAGAAGATAACCCAGCTGAAGCAGAAGATATCAGTCCTGGAGGGCCAGTGCCAACAGCCTTGCAAAGATACTGTTGAAATATATGAGTTCACAGGAAAAG ATTGTCAAGAAGTTGCAAATAAGGGAGCACGGACCAGCGGTCTTTACTATATCAAGCCCTTAAAAGCCAAGCAGCAGTTCCTGGTTTATTGTGAAATTCAGCCATCTGGTACCGCGTGGACCGTACTACAAAGA AGGCTTGATGGCAGTGTGGACTTCAACAAGAACTGGATCCAATACAAAGAAGGATTCGGATATTTGTCACCAACTGACACCACAGAGTATTGGCTTGGAAATGAAAAGATTCATCTACTCAGCACCCAGTCTACCATTCCGTATGTTCTGAGGATAGAGCTGGAGGACTGGAACGGCCATAAGAG TGTAGCAGACTATTCCACCTTCAGACTGGGCTCTGAAAAGGATAACTACCGGCTGACATATGCATATTTCCTTGGTGGTGATGCTGGAGATGCATTTGATGGCTTTGATTTTGGAGATGATGCAAGTGACAAGTTCTACACCTCTCACAATGGCATGCAGTTCAGCACCTATGACAAAGATAATGACCGATATGATGGAAATTGTGCTGAACAAGATGGCTCTGGCTGGTGGATGAACAGATGTCATGCTGGTCACCTCAATGGCAAATATTACCAAG GTGGCACTTACTCCGAGTCTGATACTACTGGTGGATACGACAATGGTATAATTTGGGCAACATGGCGCAGCCGTTGGACTTCCATGATGAAATCGTCAATGAAAATCATTCCTTTTAACCGATATGGAGACAATGATGACCAGCAGTTTTCAAAGGATGGAAAG
- the FGG gene encoding fibrinogen gamma chain isoform X1 — translation MPRFYHQGVLFLQSILLFSSSYSNLVPNTDNCCILDDRFGEYCPTTCGVSDFLNTYYTEVDTDLQYFEGLLNQIRNDTTTTTVIVTDMHQIGTKPQPAPQVLKDPTQKSRSMLDDITRYERTITENERIIQELQDILNSNSQKITQLKQKISVLEGQCQQPCKDTVEIYEFTGKDCQEVANKGARTSGLYYIKPLKAKQQFLVYCEIQPSGTAWTVLQRRLDGSVDFNKNWIQYKEGFGYLSPTDTTEYWLGNEKIHLLSTQSTIPYVLRIELEDWNGHKSVADYSTFRLGSEKDNYRLTYAYFLGGDAGDAFDGFDFGDDASDKFYTSHNGMQFSTYDKDNDRYDGNCAEQDGSGWWMNRCHAGHLNGKYYQGGTYSESDTTGGYDNGIIWATWRSRWTSMMKSSMKIIPFNRYGDNDDQQFSKDGKVGTQHRGDI, via the exons ATGCCACGATTCTACCACCAGGGGGTGCTATTCCTCCAGTCCATACTCCTCTTCTCAAGCTCTTATTCT AACCTGGTACCAAACACAGATAACTGCTGCATCTTAGATGACCGATTT GGGGAGTATTGTCCGACCACATGCGGCGTCTCGGACTTTCTAAACACATACTACACAGAAGTAGACACAGATCTGCAGTATTTCGAAGGACTTCTAAATCAAATTAGAAATGACACAACCACTACTACTGTGATTGTGACTGACATGCATCAAATAGGGACAAAGCCCCAACCGGCTCCACAAG TGCTTAAAGACCCTACACAGAAATCCAGAAGTATGCTGGATGACATTACAAGATATGAGCGGACAATTACAGAAAATGAGAGGATCATACA AGAGCTACAAGACATCCTAAACTCAAACTCACAGAAGATAACCCAGCTGAAGCAGAAGATATCAGTCCTGGAGGGCCAGTGCCAACAGCCTTGCAAAGATACTGTTGAAATATATGAGTTCACAGGAAAAG ATTGTCAAGAAGTTGCAAATAAGGGAGCACGGACCAGCGGTCTTTACTATATCAAGCCCTTAAAAGCCAAGCAGCAGTTCCTGGTTTATTGTGAAATTCAGCCATCTGGTACCGCGTGGACCGTACTACAAAGA AGGCTTGATGGCAGTGTGGACTTCAACAAGAACTGGATCCAATACAAAGAAGGATTCGGATATTTGTCACCAACTGACACCACAGAGTATTGGCTTGGAAATGAAAAGATTCATCTACTCAGCACCCAGTCTACCATTCCGTATGTTCTGAGGATAGAGCTGGAGGACTGGAACGGCCATAAGAG TGTAGCAGACTATTCCACCTTCAGACTGGGCTCTGAAAAGGATAACTACCGGCTGACATATGCATATTTCCTTGGTGGTGATGCTGGAGATGCATTTGATGGCTTTGATTTTGGAGATGATGCAAGTGACAAGTTCTACACCTCTCACAATGGCATGCAGTTCAGCACCTATGACAAAGATAATGACCGATATGATGGAAATTGTGCTGAACAAGATGGCTCTGGCTGGTGGATGAACAGATGTCATGCTGGTCACCTCAATGGCAAATATTACCAAG GTGGCACTTACTCCGAGTCTGATACTACTGGTGGATACGACAATGGTATAATTTGGGCAACATGGCGCAGCCGTTGGACTTCCATGATGAAATCGTCAATGAAAATCATTCCTTTTAACCGATATGGAGACAATGATGACCAGCAGTTTTCAAAGGATGGAAAGGTCGGAACTCAGCACCGCGGAGATATCTAG